A stretch of the Geovibrio thiophilus genome encodes the following:
- a CDS encoding type II toxin-antitoxin system Phd/YefM family antitoxin has protein sequence MNRISANDVKTKGVSALENETLITVRGEDKFVVLDMEYYNYLRGCELEKAIADSLKDLESGKYYKEPVEAHIRRIANEI, from the coding sequence ATGAACAGAATCTCCGCAAATGATGTCAAAACAAAAGGTGTCAGCGCTTTGGAGAATGAAACTCTGATCACAGTGAGGGGTGAGGACAAGTTTGTTGTGCTGGATATGGAATATTATAACTATCTCCGTGGGTGCGAACTGGAAAAAGCCATTGCTGACAGCCTCAAAGATCTGGAAAGCGGAAAATATTACAAAGAACCTGTCGAAGCGCATATCAGACGCATAGCGAATGAAATTTGA
- a CDS encoding type II toxin-antitoxin system RelE/ParE family toxin, whose protein sequence is MKFELIYTESYCRKAAKFLRKHPEIKELYAKTLTLLELNPSHNSLRLHKPEGKFSGLFSVSINMQYRICIEFFISDNKIIPVHIGSHDEVYK, encoded by the coding sequence ATGAAATTTGAGTTAATATATACGGAAAGCTACTGCCGTAAGGCTGCAAAGTTTCTCAGGAAGCATCCTGAGATAAAAGAGCTTTACGCTAAAACCCTCACTCTGCTGGAGCTTAATCCCAGTCATAATTCACTGCGTCTCCATAAGCCTGAGGGAAAGTTCAGCGGTCTTTTTTCGGTCAGTATAAATATGCAGTATCGTATATGTATTGAGTTTTTCATTTCTGACAACAAGATAATTCCGGTGCACATCGGCAGCCACGATGAGGTTTACAAATAA
- a CDS encoding pyruvate carboxylase, translated as MRIKKLMSANRGEIAIRTFRACTELGIRTVAVYSTEDRYSLHRYKADEAYHIGRGLDPVAAYLNIDEIVELAVRENIDAIHPGYGFLAENADFAAACEEKGIIFVGPSPETIRIFGDKKSAKDLAVSCGVPVIRGSAGVIKDLAEAKKTAADINYPILLKAIAGGGGRGIRIARDEKELAENFDSAKSEALKAFGNGDIIIEKYIERPKHIEVQLLGDRGGNVVHLFERDCSVQRRHQKLIEIAPSINVAQETLDKMYEASIAIGKASGLKNAATVEFLVDKNNDFYFLEVNPRIQVEHTVTELITGIDIVQSQIFISAGELMASENIDIKSQEAVSKSGYAIQCRVTTEDPANNFMPDTGEIEAYRIATGFGVRLDAGNGFTNAKITPHYDSLLVKVSTHSLQFHRAVSKMSRSLSEFRIRGVKTNIPFLEKVINHKDFLEGNIYTTFVDNSPELFQFPVLKDRATKALMFLANNVVNNPSGVRLTPERILPKTDVPVIPYGEKIPSGTRDILMRCGVQGVMDHIRNSKETLFTDTTFRDAHQSLLATRVRTNDMLKISDSYAKHLSQLFSLEMWGGATFDVAYRFLKESPWDRLHQLRERIPNILFQMLLRASNAVGYTNYPDNVVKAFIKQASESGIDVFRIFDCFNWTEQMIPAIEEVKKNGRIAEAAICYTGDIENPAKTKYSLKYYTGLAKELAEAGTDIIGIKDMAGLLKPYAAKTLVKAIKEETGLPVHFHTHDTSGNGEAAVLMAIEGGADIVDAAISSMSGLTSQPNLNSILAATAFTKKASSVDAEWSQKVSDYFERVRRYYFPFESGLKSATAEVYKHEIPGGQYSNLIVQVEAMGLIDRWEEVRNMYTQVNSELGDIIKVTPSSKVVGDFALFLVRNNLSVDDIYDKSDTLSYPDSVVSFFKGMLGQPYGGFPYRLQKAVLKDEKAITERPGDALPPYDFEAAHAELKKMFGRDFNNEEILAYALYPAVFKDFVKFTAEYGDPSVFDTKSFFYPLRKEEEIEVRIEQGKTLIIKYLGESMPDEKGCRKVYFELNGTPRTVKIKDNTLTDIIKSNIKGELGNPQDICATMPGTITKINVKKGDKVSKGDLLVITEAMKIETKISAAAGGEIAEVLLNQGDKIEAGDLIIKLS; from the coding sequence ATGCGCATTAAGAAGCTTATGTCCGCAAACAGGGGCGAAATCGCCATCAGAACTTTCCGTGCCTGTACAGAACTGGGAATCCGCACAGTTGCGGTTTACTCAACCGAAGATCGTTACTCTCTCCACAGATATAAAGCGGACGAGGCTTACCATATCGGAAGAGGGCTTGACCCCGTTGCTGCTTACCTCAATATTGACGAAATAGTCGAACTCGCCGTGCGTGAAAACATTGACGCAATCCACCCGGGCTACGGTTTTCTTGCCGAAAACGCAGACTTCGCCGCCGCCTGTGAGGAGAAGGGGATCATATTCGTGGGTCCGTCGCCCGAAACAATCAGAATTTTCGGCGACAAGAAAAGCGCTAAAGACCTTGCCGTCTCCTGCGGTGTGCCCGTGATCAGAGGTTCTGCCGGAGTGATAAAGGATCTCGCCGAAGCTAAAAAGACCGCGGCGGACATTAACTACCCGATACTACTTAAGGCAATAGCCGGCGGCGGCGGAAGAGGAATCCGCATAGCGCGCGATGAAAAAGAGCTTGCGGAAAACTTTGACTCTGCAAAAAGCGAAGCCCTCAAGGCGTTCGGCAACGGCGACATAATAATTGAGAAATACATAGAGAGACCCAAGCATATAGAAGTGCAGCTCCTTGGAGACAGAGGCGGAAACGTAGTACATCTTTTCGAGCGTGACTGTTCCGTCCAGCGCAGACACCAGAAGCTCATAGAGATAGCTCCTTCCATCAACGTCGCTCAGGAAACCCTTGATAAAATGTACGAGGCATCCATAGCCATCGGAAAGGCATCAGGTCTGAAGAACGCCGCAACCGTCGAGTTCCTTGTGGACAAAAATAACGACTTTTACTTCCTTGAGGTCAATCCCCGCATTCAGGTGGAGCACACTGTAACGGAGCTCATCACCGGAATAGACATAGTGCAGAGCCAGATTTTCATCAGCGCAGGCGAGCTGATGGCGAGCGAAAATATTGACATAAAATCTCAGGAAGCGGTATCCAAATCAGGCTACGCTATTCAGTGCCGTGTAACCACAGAAGACCCCGCCAACAACTTCATGCCTGACACCGGTGAAATTGAGGCGTACAGAATCGCAACCGGCTTCGGTGTGCGCCTTGACGCAGGCAACGGATTCACCAACGCCAAGATCACCCCGCACTATGATTCTCTTCTGGTAAAGGTTTCCACCCATTCTCTTCAATTTCATAGAGCCGTAAGCAAAATGAGCCGCTCCTTAAGCGAATTCAGAATCAGAGGAGTGAAAACGAACATCCCGTTTCTTGAAAAAGTCATCAACCACAAGGATTTCCTTGAGGGCAATATATACACTACATTCGTGGACAACTCTCCTGAACTCTTCCAGTTTCCCGTACTCAAAGACAGGGCGACGAAAGCGCTTATGTTCCTCGCAAACAATGTGGTGAACAACCCCTCCGGCGTCAGACTCACGCCTGAACGAATCCTCCCGAAAACTGACGTGCCCGTGATTCCCTACGGAGAGAAAATCCCCTCCGGCACAAGAGATATTCTCATGCGCTGCGGCGTTCAGGGAGTTATGGATCATATCCGCAACTCCAAGGAGACTCTCTTCACTGACACAACCTTCAGGGATGCCCATCAGTCGCTTCTGGCAACAAGAGTGCGCACCAACGATATGCTGAAAATCTCCGATTCGTACGCCAAACACCTCAGCCAGCTCTTCTCCCTTGAGATGTGGGGCGGCGCAACCTTTGATGTGGCGTACAGATTCCTCAAGGAATCCCCTTGGGACAGGCTGCACCAGCTTCGTGAGCGCATACCGAACATCCTTTTCCAGATGCTTCTGCGTGCCTCAAACGCCGTTGGCTACACCAACTATCCTGACAACGTGGTAAAAGCGTTCATCAAGCAGGCATCCGAGTCAGGCATTGACGTTTTCAGAATATTCGACTGTTTCAACTGGACAGAACAGATGATCCCCGCCATTGAAGAGGTCAAAAAGAACGGACGCATAGCAGAAGCGGCGATCTGTTATACGGGGGACATAGAAAATCCCGCTAAAACAAAATATTCCCTGAAATACTATACCGGACTCGCCAAAGAACTCGCCGAAGCGGGAACCGACATCATAGGCATAAAGGACATGGCAGGGCTGCTTAAACCGTATGCTGCCAAAACACTTGTGAAAGCAATCAAGGAAGAGACAGGACTTCCCGTTCATTTCCACACACACGACACCAGCGGAAACGGCGAGGCGGCTGTACTAATGGCTATTGAAGGCGGAGCGGACATAGTCGACGCTGCCATAAGCTCCATGAGCGGGCTGACCAGCCAGCCGAACCTGAACTCCATTCTCGCCGCAACTGCGTTCACAAAGAAGGCATCCTCCGTTGATGCGGAATGGAGCCAGAAGGTATCAGACTATTTCGAGCGTGTGCGCCGTTATTATTTCCCTTTTGAAAGCGGACTCAAATCCGCCACGGCGGAAGTCTACAAGCATGAGATCCCCGGCGGGCAGTATTCCAACCTTATTGTTCAGGTGGAGGCAATGGGCTTAATTGACCGCTGGGAAGAAGTGCGCAACATGTACACGCAGGTGAACTCCGAGCTGGGCGACATAATCAAGGTCACCCCCTCCTCAAAGGTTGTGGGGGATTTTGCACTATTTCTCGTAAGAAACAATCTTTCCGTTGACGATATATATGATAAGAGTGATACACTTTCTTATCCGGATTCTGTTGTATCCTTCTTCAAAGGGATGCTCGGACAGCCTTACGGCGGCTTCCCATACAGACTCCAGAAGGCAGTGCTGAAGGATGAAAAAGCAATAACCGAGCGCCCGGGGGATGCCCTTCCTCCCTATGATTTTGAAGCGGCGCATGCTGAGCTTAAAAAAATGTTCGGGCGTGACTTTAACAATGAAGAAATTCTAGCATATGCTCTTTATCCGGCAGTATTCAAGGATTTCGTTAAGTTTACAGCCGAATACGGAGATCCGTCAGTGTTTGATACAAAATCATTCTTCTACCCTCTCCGCAAGGAAGAGGAGATAGAAGTGAGGATCGAGCAGGGTAAGACACTGATAATTAAGTATCTCGGCGAAAGTATGCCTGATGAGAAGGGCTGCCGCAAAGTTTACTTTGAGTTAAACGGAACCCCTCGTACTGTTAAAATAAAAGATAACACATTGACAGACATTATAAAGTCAAATATTAAAGGTGAGCTGGGCAACCCGCAGGATATATGCGCCACAATGCCCGGAACAATCACCAAGATAAATGTTAAAAAAGGCGATAAGGTGAGCAAAGGGGATCTCCTCGTTATCACCGAAGCCATGAAGATTGAGACTAAAATTTCCGCAGCAGCAGGCGGCGAAATCGCAGAAGTCCTCCTTAACCAAGGGGATAAGATTGAGGCGGGCGACCTCATAATAAAACTGAGCTGA
- a CDS encoding methyl-accepting chemotaxis protein yields MSLLSNIRIRTKLFISFGILLLLLATGGFVGHRSTQSIDDLLREALRVRMPAVQLLLEADRDLHQLLIAERTMIFSNAESDNFQKLLKDYNDNAQQSRDRINKYKETAVTPEEKVLLEEYEHLRREWEVISAKIVETRREDTSEGRGIALMLTLGEGAEAFQAMRDKIDALTGLNDNFVAELGVKSAVVEKRASFGLTAFVVFGLLFGLIVAVVIARALLTGIRSVNDVLKQISEGEGDLTVSLPVKGRDEIGEMAEHFNRFVKKLNQIINSVKDSARQVAAGSSQLSSTAEQLAVSFGDQSSQIVSTASATEEISVSSEEVLRSLDDMKEKTATADKSITAGRNKLLTAVKEILAIKTNVDSLGSTVDNLSQSSQKIGNILNVINDIADQTNLLALNAAIEAARAGEHGRGFAVVADEVRKLAERSQTAIKEIDAIITALQSEANTASSSMSKAREKVEEGVETIEEAQNFFDNIVDSVKQIDTTSGIISSSVEEQVTAIQNINQNTQVISGNIERSSYSIDEIASTVSELSRQAESLESLVSRFRT; encoded by the coding sequence ATGTCATTGCTCAGTAACATCAGAATCAGGACAAAATTGTTTATAAGTTTCGGAATATTACTTCTTCTCCTTGCGACAGGCGGTTTCGTGGGGCATAGAAGCACCCAGAGCATTGACGACCTTCTGCGTGAGGCTCTTCGGGTCAGGATGCCTGCTGTCCAGCTTCTCCTTGAGGCTGACAGGGATCTCCACCAGCTTCTCATTGCCGAAAGAACAATGATTTTCTCCAATGCGGAAAGCGATAATTTCCAGAAACTGCTGAAAGATTATAATGATAACGCGCAGCAGTCCCGTGACAGAATTAATAAATATAAAGAGACTGCCGTTACCCCCGAGGAAAAAGTTCTTCTTGAAGAGTATGAACACCTGAGAAGAGAATGGGAGGTTATTTCAGCCAAGATTGTTGAAACCCGCAGGGAGGATACCAGCGAAGGCAGAGGGATTGCTCTCATGCTCACCCTTGGTGAAGGCGCAGAGGCATTTCAGGCAATGAGAGACAAGATCGATGCCCTTACAGGGCTTAACGACAATTTTGTCGCAGAACTCGGAGTCAAGTCAGCCGTTGTTGAGAAACGGGCGTCCTTCGGGCTCACGGCTTTTGTTGTTTTCGGTCTGCTTTTCGGGCTGATTGTCGCTGTTGTTATAGCACGGGCTCTTTTGACAGGAATAAGAAGTGTTAACGATGTTCTCAAGCAGATTTCCGAAGGCGAAGGAGATCTCACGGTTTCCCTCCCTGTAAAGGGCAGGGATGAAATAGGCGAAATGGCTGAGCATTTCAACAGATTTGTTAAAAAGCTTAATCAAATAATAAACTCGGTCAAGGATTCCGCCCGTCAGGTCGCGGCAGGCAGCTCACAGCTTTCCTCAACGGCGGAACAGCTTGCGGTGAGTTTCGGTGATCAGTCATCGCAGATAGTTTCCACAGCATCTGCCACAGAGGAGATAAGTGTTTCATCGGAAGAGGTTCTGCGTTCTCTTGATGATATGAAGGAGAAAACCGCCACCGCGGACAAAAGCATAACCGCGGGCAGAAACAAGCTTCTTACGGCTGTTAAGGAGATTCTGGCGATTAAGACAAATGTGGACAGTCTCGGCTCCACAGTGGACAATCTTTCGCAGTCTTCCCAGAAGATAGGAAATATACTCAATGTTATTAACGATATAGCTGATCAAACGAACCTTCTGGCGCTCAATGCCGCAATAGAGGCGGCAAGAGCGGGTGAACACGGGCGCGGCTTTGCCGTGGTAGCTGACGAGGTGCGCAAGCTTGCCGAACGCTCGCAGACAGCCATCAAAGAGATCGACGCGATAATAACCGCACTTCAGAGCGAAGCGAATACCGCTTCTTCAAGCATGTCAAAGGCAAGGGAAAAGGTTGAAGAAGGTGTGGAAACTATTGAGGAAGCGCAGAACTTTTTTGACAATATAGTAGATTCCGTCAAGCAGATAGATACCACCAGCGGTATTATCTCCTCCAGCGTTGAGGAGCAGGTAACGGCAATCCAGAATATAAACCAGAACACTCAGGTTATTTCAGGCAATATTGAGCGCAGCTCATACTCCATTGATGAGATAGCGAGCACTGTTTCGGAGCTGAGCAGGCAGGCTGAAAGCCTTGAGTCACTGGTGAGTCGATTCAGAACGTAA
- a CDS encoding LolA family protein: protein MKKKIIMLMTALFVSVSAFGATIDEILASFSKLQSYKADFRQITEIENFGKDEYVGRIYVINKYRALWDYSYPYRQYYLFTSDRVDYYDSEIRQLVRQKNAEGNQNAITRLMLDIGNIRNNFHVTLSGDNVLNLVPLSDIGVRYIKVETDGSRITKVISEDPTGNKTEVTFTNIQLNADIDKKVFEPTVPSGTEVFEYN, encoded by the coding sequence ATGAAGAAAAAAATTATAATGCTTATGACGGCGCTTTTCGTCAGCGTCAGTGCCTTCGGTGCCACAATAGACGAAATTCTCGCTTCTTTCAGTAAGCTGCAAAGCTATAAGGCCGATTTCAGACAGATTACGGAGATAGAGAACTTCGGCAAGGATGAGTACGTCGGCAGAATTTACGTTATAAACAAATACCGCGCCCTGTGGGACTACAGCTACCCCTACAGACAGTATTACCTTTTCACATCCGACAGGGTGGACTATTACGACAGTGAGATACGCCAGCTTGTCCGCCAGAAAAACGCCGAGGGCAACCAGAACGCCATCACAAGACTTATGCTTGATATAGGCAACATCCGTAACAATTTCCACGTCACACTCAGCGGGGACAATGTGCTTAATCTTGTACCTCTCAGTGATATAGGCGTCAGATATATCAAGGTGGAGACCGACGGCAGCCGGATAACGAAGGTTATCAGCGAAGACCCCACAGGCAACAAAACCGAAGTAACTTTCACCAACATCCAGCTTAATGCCGACATAGATAAAAAGGTATTTGAACCGACAGTTCCGTCAGGCACAGAAGTCTTTGAATACAACTAA
- a CDS encoding M20 metallopeptidase family protein: MPVNRILPDEGLAVRLMDDLAILAEPSFKEYKTTKYITAFLEKIGISPSHIFETGCYGTLDFGAEKTVAFRADIDALPANPEKTEYRHLCGHHHNMTALLLLLEAVQRSEAKPKVNIRYIFQPAEEIVSGAKFMIEKGCLEGVDCIFAAHAENEIPMGKSAVKSGPCMAGSHHIAVTFTGKATHAAMPHLGNDAVTAAADYVTKAQMIVSRLKDPTLPGLISFGSIHGGSADNIIPEKVELKGTFRYFHTEVKAVIEKGLKSLAVSIEELYGVKIELEIKDGTHPVLNDPSLAAFICDLADAESLPRVPYDKLTLGGEDFSEYVKLVKGVFLWTGANEKGNHPPLHSGDFYVPMPTVTASANMWIKLAYGIDKYFV; this comes from the coding sequence ATGCCGGTCAACCGAATTCTGCCCGATGAAGGGCTTGCCGTAAGGCTCATGGACGATCTCGCTATTCTGGCGGAACCGTCATTCAAAGAGTATAAAACCACAAAATATATAACGGCTTTTCTGGAAAAGATCGGGATTAGTCCTTCCCATATATTTGAAACAGGCTGTTACGGAACACTGGATTTCGGCGCGGAGAAAACAGTCGCCTTCAGGGCGGACATAGACGCTCTGCCCGCCAATCCCGAAAAGACCGAATACCGCCACCTCTGCGGTCATCATCACAACATGACCGCTCTCCTTCTGCTGCTTGAAGCCGTGCAGAGGAGCGAAGCCAAACCGAAAGTAAATATACGCTACATTTTTCAGCCCGCCGAAGAGATAGTGAGCGGTGCTAAGTTCATGATAGAAAAAGGCTGCCTTGAAGGTGTGGACTGCATATTCGCCGCCCACGCCGAAAACGAGATCCCCATGGGGAAGTCTGCCGTCAAATCCGGTCCGTGCATGGCAGGCTCGCACCATATAGCCGTGACCTTCACTGGCAAGGCGACTCACGCCGCAATGCCCCACCTCGGCAATGATGCTGTCACCGCCGCTGCGGATTACGTGACAAAGGCGCAGATGATTGTCAGCCGCCTGAAGGATCCCACGCTTCCCGGGCTCATTTCCTTCGGGAGCATCCACGGCGGCAGCGCCGACAATATCATCCCCGAAAAGGTTGAACTGAAGGGTACTTTCCGCTATTTCCATACGGAGGTGAAGGCGGTCATTGAAAAAGGGCTCAAATCTCTTGCTGTGAGCATCGAAGAGCTTTACGGTGTGAAGATTGAGCTCGAAATAAAGGACGGCACGCACCCCGTGCTGAATGACCCTTCTCTCGCCGCGTTCATATGCGATCTTGCGGACGCCGAGAGCCTGCCCCGGGTTCCATACGACAAGCTTACCCTCGGCGGAGAGGATTTCTCTGAGTATGTTAAGCTAGTGAAAGGGGTTTTTCTCTGGACCGGAGCAAACGAAAAGGGGAACCATCCGCCTCTGCACAGCGGTGATTTTTATGTGCCGATGCCCACAGTAACGGCTTCGGCGAATATGTGGATTAAGCTTGCTTACGGCATAGACAAGTACTTCGTGTAA
- the dprA gene encoding DNA-processing protein DprA, protein MNFRLAYTYLALKSVKGISDETVSKVLGRLGTLDGLFDLGLTELAEAGFNQRQAQAVLSRNVDRQFVESQISLARKHNIDITTIEEGGYPPMLREIHSPPAVLFSRGRLEPLRMPCIAVVGSRNASRSSMAYTEKLAEDLAEVGFNVVSGFAAGIDIHAHRGALKKGYTTAVLGNGLMSLYPEANARYADRVCESGCFLSEFPLDEPPHARNFPIRNRIISGVSHGVVVIEASTKSGSLITARYANEQGREVFAVPASPDSRNRATNDLIRNGARLIENYYDVVEEFSRLLPRGKFIDKQEECNIVFDSPEKHKIYNLLAKGPLNRDELCITAAMKVGDMMVILSELELEGVIICDIDGKYRINGGAGGKVCDCT, encoded by the coding sequence TTGAATTTCCGTCTGGCGTATACTTATCTTGCGCTGAAATCCGTGAAAGGGATAAGCGATGAGACGGTTTCAAAGGTTCTGGGCAGGCTCGGTACTCTGGACGGTTTGTTCGATCTCGGACTGACCGAGCTTGCCGAAGCAGGCTTCAACCAGCGTCAGGCGCAGGCGGTGTTAAGCCGCAATGTGGACAGGCAGTTTGTTGAATCACAGATAAGTCTCGCCCGAAAGCATAATATAGACATCACAACAATAGAGGAGGGCGGCTACCCGCCCATGCTCAGGGAGATACACTCGCCGCCTGCGGTGCTTTTCAGCCGTGGCAGGCTTGAACCTCTCCGCATGCCCTGCATAGCCGTTGTGGGGTCAAGAAACGCCTCCCGCTCCTCCATGGCATATACAGAGAAGCTGGCGGAAGACCTTGCGGAAGTCGGCTTTAATGTAGTCAGCGGATTTGCCGCGGGGATCGATATTCACGCCCACAGGGGCGCACTGAAGAAGGGCTACACCACGGCGGTTCTGGGTAACGGGCTTATGAGCCTGTATCCTGAAGCAAATGCCCGCTATGCGGACAGGGTATGCGAATCCGGATGTTTTCTGAGCGAATTTCCGCTGGACGAACCTCCTCACGCACGCAATTTTCCCATACGCAACAGGATAATAAGCGGGGTTTCCCATGGTGTTGTCGTGATTGAGGCTTCCACAAAGAGCGGCTCACTCATAACCGCCAGATACGCTAACGAGCAGGGCAGGGAGGTGTTCGCAGTACCCGCCTCGCCCGACAGCAGAAACCGCGCCACAAACGACCTCATCAGGAACGGGGCAAGGCTTATAGAGAACTATTATGACGTTGTAGAGGAGTTCAGCCGCCTTCTGCCGAGGGGAAAATTCATTGACAAACAAGAAGAGTGTAATATAGTCTTTGACAGTCCTGAAAAGCACAAAATCTATAACCTCCTTGCAAAAGGTCCCCTGAACAGAGACGAACTTTGCATCACGGCAGCAATGAAAGTCGGTGATATGATGGTAATCCTCAGCGAGCTGGAGCTTGAAGGGGTTATAATTTGCGACATTGACGGCAAATACAGAATAAACGGAGGCGCAGGTGGAAAAGTTTGTGATTGCACTTAA
- the uvrC gene encoding excinuclease ABC subunit UvrC, whose product MDKYPLHEIPEYPGVYLFIGKKGEILYVGKAKNLRSRVSSYFADTDKPVKVLRMVEAAVSLRFVVTDNEAEALLLEANFIKTEQPRYNIRLKDSKSYPYIKITGERYPKLAVTRNTSDEKDSYFGPFVNVSELRGILSEILRVFPLRSCNDRKFAEKKHCLKFQIKKCLGPCEGTISEEEYMRMVEQIRTFFKGDTDGVRERLKSDMALYSERMEYEKAAFIRDRLRSMEKLFYRQTVVFTDEHRAVDVFIPHTFENLPGITTQFIRNGKLIGNETVFFEDENTENILESYIMQFYGQVRQFPDVVVPFGLDDNSRLAEALSKMAGKKKTVITRGFRKLQETALENARIQTETYIRQLGRRKDVNERLKSLLKTDRDIRRIECIDISHLGGNHTVGVAVTGIDGHFAKGEYRKYKIKSAENDDFTSIYELFTRKMENIAEGSETAADLYIIDGGIGQLNSAVRAAEEAGSDSLFISISKGRSIKFMKHDGAESIESIHLYGRKNPVNLKKNDPLLMFVQRMRDEAHRFAITYSRSLALKNLTKSPMLGIEGLGEKRLRKLLETIPDIHARKGITAEEINAETGIPPDVCLRVAEYLRTV is encoded by the coding sequence ATGGACAAATACCCTCTGCATGAAATACCGGAATATCCGGGAGTTTACCTTTTTATAGGCAAAAAGGGCGAAATACTTTACGTGGGCAAGGCAAAGAACCTTCGCTCCCGTGTTTCGTCATATTTTGCCGATACTGATAAGCCTGTGAAAGTGCTCCGTATGGTTGAGGCGGCTGTCTCCCTGCGGTTCGTTGTGACTGACAATGAGGCGGAAGCCCTTCTTCTGGAAGCTAATTTTATCAAAACAGAGCAGCCGAGATATAACATCAGGCTTAAAGACTCCAAAAGCTATCCGTATATAAAGATCACCGGCGAACGCTACCCTAAACTTGCCGTAACCAGAAACACATCGGATGAAAAAGATTCGTACTTTGGTCCTTTTGTGAACGTGAGCGAGCTGCGGGGCATACTCTCGGAGATTTTGCGTGTTTTTCCGCTGCGTTCATGCAATGACCGAAAATTTGCTGAGAAAAAGCACTGTCTGAAGTTTCAGATCAAGAAATGCCTTGGTCCCTGTGAAGGGACAATTTCCGAAGAAGAGTATATGAGGATGGTGGAGCAGATCCGTACCTTCTTCAAAGGAGATACGGACGGAGTCAGGGAACGTCTGAAAAGCGACATGGCTCTGTATTCCGAACGCATGGAGTATGAGAAGGCAGCGTTTATAAGGGACAGGCTGCGCTCAATGGAAAAGCTTTTTTACCGTCAGACCGTGGTTTTCACCGATGAGCACCGCGCCGTGGATGTGTTCATTCCTCATACTTTTGAAAACCTTCCCGGAATCACCACACAGTTCATCCGCAACGGCAAGCTCATTGGGAACGAGACGGTGTTTTTTGAGGATGAAAACACGGAAAACATTCTGGAATCTTACATTATGCAGTTCTACGGACAGGTACGCCAGTTTCCCGATGTGGTGGTTCCCTTTGGTCTGGATGACAACTCCAGACTGGCGGAAGCCTTAAGCAAAATGGCTGGAAAAAAGAAGACCGTAATTACCAGAGGTTTCAGGAAGCTTCAGGAAACGGCGCTGGAAAATGCCAGAATTCAGACAGAAACCTACATCCGCCAACTGGGGAGACGCAAAGACGTTAATGAGAGGCTGAAAAGTCTGCTGAAAACAGACAGAGACATCCGCCGGATAGAGTGTATCGATATATCGCACCTCGGCGGCAATCATACAGTCGGCGTGGCGGTTACAGGCATAGACGGGCACTTCGCCAAAGGCGAATACCGGAAATACAAGATCAAATCCGCTGAAAATGACGATTTCACATCTATTTATGAGCTCTTTACCAGAAAAATGGAGAATATAGCCGAAGGCTCGGAAACGGCGGCAGATCTGTACATTATAGACGGCGGGATCGGGCAGCTTAATTCCGCCGTGCGTGCGGCTGAGGAAGCGGGGTCGGACTCATTGTTTATCTCTATTTCTAAAGGGCGCAGCATTAAGTTCATGAAGCATGACGGAGCGGAATCCATAGAGTCGATACATCTTTACGGGCGTAAAAACCCTGTGAACCTCAAGAAAAATGATCCTCTGCTTATGTTTGTGCAGAGAATGAGAGACGAAGCGCACAGATTTGCCATTACATATTCACGCAGTCTGGCGCTGAAAAACCTCACTAAATCGCCGATGCTTGGTATCGAAGGGCTGGGTGAAAAACGCCTGAGAAAACTCCTTGAAACAATTCCTGACATACACGCACGCAAAGGGATAACGGCGGAGGAGATCAACGCTGAAACAGGTATTCCGCCTGATGTCTGCCTGCGTGTGGCGGAATATCTCAGAACTGTCTGA
- a CDS encoding DUF494 family protein, whose amino-acid sequence MEKFVIALNLVIDYIDSSDKVSEKDLADYLQSTGFEDNEIRQVLAVLDMNSFAPFAGYRYFSRKERNIFTDESMNYLQKLHITGVMDMVSLETVIESLLDTDNYRIGVEQVKNHVLFCLMEKKSLFAESAGDYEEYDH is encoded by the coding sequence GTGGAAAAGTTTGTGATTGCACTTAATCTGGTAATCGATTACATCGACTCCTCTGACAAGGTCAGCGAAAAGGATCTTGCCGACTACCTCCAGTCCACAGGCTTTGAGGACAACGAGATAAGACAGGTGCTTGCCGTTCTCGATATGAACAGCTTCGCCCCTTTTGCGGGCTACAGATACTTCTCCAGAAAAGAGAGAAATATTTTCACGGACGAGTCTATGAACTACCTCCAGAAGCTCCATATCACAGGAGTTATGGATATGGTTTCTCTGGAAACAGTCATTGAGTCTCTTCTTGATACGGACAACTACCGTATAGGGGTGGAGCAGGTGAAAAACCATGTTCTTTTCTGTCTCATGGAGAAAAAATCCCTCTTCGCCGAAAGCGCGGGGGATTATGAGGAATACGATCACTAA